A window of the Methyloprofundus sp. genome harbors these coding sequences:
- a CDS encoding methylene-tetrahydromethanopterin dehydrogenase: protein MFDPMQNNSPFDINMAVDCDFDLLMPYSNVKLDSMHRLTQDVIFSRGPKGVKRTGIFLGGRDIGLAVDMLNTCKQAMVPPFEVSVFADPSGAFTTAAALVACVEKELKAKHNKELKDCKALVFGGTGPVGIATGVIASLAGAETILVDHISADTAASLAAEYNRRFASELTGTAATYDEDKIALLADVDLVFCTAKAGIQILSTEVLGHAKQLKVVGDVNAVPPAGIAGVQMNDFGVPLSGTENAVSIGPLAVGNIKYKVQHALLSSMLTGDKPVYIDFRAAYEKAKEILQD from the coding sequence ATGTTTGACCCCATGCAAAATAACAGTCCATTTGATATCAATATGGCCGTAGACTGTGATTTTGATCTACTGATGCCTTATTCAAATGTCAAGCTAGATAGCATGCACAGACTTACTCAAGATGTTATTTTCTCTCGAGGACCTAAAGGCGTTAAACGCACAGGTATTTTTCTGGGTGGTCGTGATATTGGTTTGGCTGTTGACATGCTGAACACCTGCAAACAAGCAATGGTACCTCCCTTTGAAGTATCGGTATTTGCGGATCCTAGTGGTGCCTTTACTACAGCTGCTGCTTTAGTTGCCTGTGTAGAAAAAGAACTTAAAGCAAAACATAATAAAGAATTAAAAGACTGTAAGGCATTGGTCTTTGGTGGAACTGGCCCAGTTGGGATTGCGACAGGGGTAATCGCCTCATTAGCAGGCGCAGAAACTATTTTAGTAGATCATATTTCTGCTGACACTGCGGCCAGTTTAGCAGCTGAATATAATCGTCGCTTTGCTAGTGAACTCACTGGCACTGCGGCAACTTATGACGAAGATAAAATAGCATTGCTTGCCGATGTTGATCTGGTTTTTTGTACCGCTAAAGCAGGCATTCAAATATTAAGTACCGAAGTGCTTGGCCATGCCAAACAGCTAAAAGTTGTTGGCGATGTCAATGCGGTGCCACCTGCCGGTATTGCTGGGGTGCAAATGAATGACTTTGGCGTGCCTTTGTCGGGTACTGAAAATGCAGTTTCTATTGGGCCTTTAGCAGTAGGAAATATTAAGTACAAAGTACAACATGCGCTGTTAAGCTCAATGTTGACAGGTGATAAACCTGTATATATTGACTTTAGAGCCGCATATGAAAAAGCTAAGGAAATTTTACAGGACTAA
- a CDS encoding SlyX protein: protein MTEQRIITIETKIAFQEDIINQLNDVVCQQQDQIDALKHLTQQLLGRVRDLSEASAGSSGGGLSAADERPPHY from the coding sequence ATGACTGAGCAGCGTATCATAACAATTGAAACAAAAATTGCATTTCAAGAAGATATTATTAATCAGCTTAATGATGTTGTCTGTCAACAGCAAGATCAAATTGATGCTTTAAAACACTTAACCCAGCAATTATTGGGAAGAGTTAGGGATTTATCGGAAGCCTCTGCGGGAAGTTCTGGAGGGGGGCTTTCTGCTGCAGATGAAAGGCCTCCACACTATTAA
- a CDS encoding nucleoside triphosphate diphosphatase has product MKNTQRLLRIMEQLRNPETGCSWDKKQDFNSLIPYTLEEAYEVVDAIERNDMQDLKAELGDLLFQVVFHAQLADERGLFDFEQIALNVTDKLVRRHPHVFAGVVYANEAEQKQAWEEHKAAEREVKSAANNTILSGVAKNLPALVQCKKIQDRAANHGFDWPDVEPVYEKVLEELDEVKDAWQSGNQQHIEEEIGDLLLVAVNLARHMGVDPEQALKKSTRKFSTRFEYIEQKVTLSGRDVKQCELAELDALWNEAKVFLKDKK; this is encoded by the coding sequence ATGAAAAATACACAGCGGTTATTGCGGATTATGGAGCAATTAAGGAATCCTGAAACAGGGTGCTCTTGGGATAAAAAACAAGACTTTAATAGTTTGATCCCCTATACGTTGGAAGAAGCATATGAAGTAGTTGATGCTATTGAACGTAATGATATGCAAGATCTCAAGGCTGAATTGGGTGACTTGTTATTTCAGGTGGTTTTTCATGCGCAGTTGGCAGATGAGCGAGGGTTATTTGACTTTGAGCAGATAGCCTTAAATGTGACCGATAAACTGGTACGTAGGCACCCGCATGTTTTTGCAGGGGTTGTTTACGCAAATGAGGCTGAACAAAAGCAAGCATGGGAAGAGCATAAAGCAGCTGAAAGAGAAGTAAAAAGTGCCGCTAACAATACAATTTTATCTGGTGTTGCAAAAAACTTACCCGCTTTAGTGCAATGTAAAAAAATTCAGGATAGAGCGGCTAATCATGGTTTTGATTGGCCTGATGTTGAGCCGGTGTATGAGAAAGTATTGGAAGAGCTTGATGAGGTTAAAGACGCTTGGCAGTCAGGGAATCAACAGCATATTGAGGAAGAGATTGGTGATTTGTTATTAGTTGCTGTTAATTTAGCTAGGCATATGGGTGTTGACCCTGAGCAAGCTTTAAAAAAGAGCACCCGAAAATTTTCCACCCGTTTTGAATATATAGAACAAAAAGTAACCCTATCAGGCCGAGATGTTAAGCAGTGTGAATTAGCTGAACTAGATGCTTTATGGAATGAAGCCAAGGTATTTTTAAAAGATAAGAAATAG
- a CDS encoding putative permease, protein MQRNNEFSNLQFLKDSLKRILPNSQAVALAIILIVGFFLITSLADVLMPVFIAIVIAYLLEGMVRKLEKKLKRLPSVFIVFAGFMSAFSYLLFGLMPMLYKQLKQLLQHTPDIIKSSQAEILKLPEAYPQIISADKLRDVMFAVQQEALTYGQDLLSYSASSVVGVISLLVYLILVPVLILFCLKDKAILLQWFAQFLPRDRLLSLNVWQEVDMQLGNYIRGKFVEVLVLGTASYITFAALGLNYAVLLAVFMGLSVIIPYVGATLVTFPVLGVAFFQWGFGGEEFMYVVIAYSIIQAIDGVVLVPLLFSEAVNLHPAAIIVAILFFGGLWGFWGVFFAIPLATLVKAVISAWPRLDEKLHTFDM, encoded by the coding sequence ATGCAACGAAATAATGAGTTTTCTAATTTGCAGTTTTTAAAAGATAGTTTAAAACGAATTTTACCTAATTCTCAGGCCGTTGCATTAGCGATTATTTTAATTGTCGGTTTTTTCTTAATTACGTCTTTAGCTGATGTTTTGATGCCAGTTTTTATTGCGATCGTTATAGCCTATTTGTTAGAAGGTATGGTGAGAAAGCTAGAGAAGAAGTTAAAGCGCTTACCTTCCGTATTTATTGTTTTTGCAGGCTTTATGAGTGCTTTTAGTTACTTGTTATTTGGTCTGATGCCAATGCTTTATAAGCAGTTAAAACAATTATTGCAACATACACCAGATATTATTAAAAGTTCACAAGCGGAAATTTTAAAACTCCCTGAGGCCTACCCGCAAATTATTTCAGCCGATAAATTAAGAGATGTTATGTTTGCTGTACAGCAAGAAGCCCTAACCTATGGCCAAGACTTATTAAGTTATTCAGCTTCATCAGTTGTGGGGGTCATAAGTCTGTTGGTGTATTTAATTCTGGTGCCAGTATTAATTTTATTTTGCTTAAAAGATAAAGCCATTTTATTGCAATGGTTTGCCCAATTTTTACCTCGCGATAGGTTATTATCATTGAATGTTTGGCAAGAAGTCGACATGCAATTAGGTAATTATATCCGCGGGAAATTTGTAGAAGTACTTGTTCTGGGTACTGCCAGTTATATTACTTTTGCAGCACTGGGTTTGAATTATGCTGTACTTCTGGCGGTTTTTATGGGGCTTTCGGTCATTATTCCCTATGTAGGCGCAACATTGGTTACTTTCCCTGTATTAGGCGTTGCATTTTTTCAGTGGGGCTTTGGTGGCGAAGAGTTTATGTATGTGGTGATTGCTTATTCAATTATTCAGGCAATCGATGGTGTGGTTTTAGTACCGCTACTTTTTTCTGAGGCGGTTAATTTACACCCTGCAGCCATTATTGTAGCGATCTTATTTTTTGGTGGTTTATGGGGCTTTTGGGGCGTGTTTTTTGCCATTCCTTTGGCTACCTTAGTGAAAGCGGTTATCTCTGCTTGGCCACGTTTAGATGAAAAGTTACACACTTTTGATATGTGA
- a CDS encoding 6-pyruvoyltetrahydropterin/6-carboxytetrahydropterin synthase: MYTISKQFNFSASHVLEGLPDSHPCSRLHGHNYVVELTLAAKELNATGFVVDYNELAAFKNIIDEILDHRHLNDVLTGSTTAEAIAKYLYDQAKSLWQEVVSVSVSETPKTNAIYKP; encoded by the coding sequence GTGTACACAATTTCTAAACAATTTAATTTTAGTGCCAGTCATGTGCTTGAAGGCTTGCCTGATTCACACCCTTGTAGTCGCTTACATGGGCATAATTATGTTGTTGAATTAACATTGGCTGCCAAAGAGCTTAATGCAACTGGTTTTGTTGTGGATTACAATGAATTGGCAGCTTTTAAAAATATTATCGATGAAATTTTGGATCATCGACATTTAAATGATGTATTAACTGGCTCCACAACTGCTGAAGCCATTGCCAAATATCTTTATGACCAAGCCAAGTCATTGTGGCAAGAAGTGGTGTCGGTTAGTGTGAGTGAAACGCCCAAAACCAATGCCATTTATAAGCCCTAA
- a CDS encoding ribonuclease HII — MQIIAGVDEVGRGCIVGPVIAAAVILNPKQPILGLTDSKKLTAKKREALAVTIKQQAIAWAIGRAEPSEIDAINILQASLLAMARAVQTLQVQPDWLQVDGNQYPNIDCPGETIVQGDLLVPEISAASILAKVYRDKEIAILDVMYPGYEFFRHKGYPTKLHKEYIQALGICEQHRRSFAPIKKLL, encoded by the coding sequence ATGCAAATTATTGCTGGAGTTGATGAAGTTGGTCGTGGGTGTATAGTAGGGCCAGTTATCGCAGCAGCAGTCATATTAAACCCTAAACAGCCAATTTTAGGGTTAACAGATTCAAAAAAATTGACAGCTAAAAAGCGTGAGGCATTAGCTGTCACTATCAAACAGCAAGCAATAGCTTGGGCAATCGGTAGAGCAGAGCCAAGTGAAATTGATGCAATCAATATTCTGCAGGCTTCTTTATTAGCTATGGCGCGAGCAGTACAGACATTGCAGGTACAGCCTGATTGGCTGCAAGTGGATGGGAATCAATATCCTAATATAGACTGTCCTGGGGAAACTATCGTGCAGGGTGACTTACTAGTGCCTGAAATCTCCGCGGCTTCTATTTTAGCAAAAGTATACCGAGATAAAGAAATAGCCATTTTAGATGTGATGTATCCTGGCTATGAGTTTTTTCGACATAAAGGTTATCCGACAAAGTTACATAAAGAGTACATTCAAGCATTAGGTATTTGTGAGCAGCATCGTCGCTCGTTTGCGCCCATTAAAAAACTATTGTAA
- a CDS encoding UDP-N-acetylglucosamine acyltransferase — MQLFVVQQLVIRLIDPKAIVDVNAEIADDVEIGPFSIIGSDVTIGSGTVIGPHVVMKGPVTIGKDNHIYQFASVGEDPQDKKYADEKTSLIIGDRNVIREFTTLHRGTLQDHGVTKIGNDNLFMAYTHVAHDCIIGNNVIMANGASLAGHVHLCNDAILGGFTLVHQFTQIGTFSFAAMGSAITQDIPPYVMVGGRPTRPHGINSVGMERAGSTPEAVRLIRKAYKILYKNNLRMEDAIEEMEDLAGECDEISNMVSFLRNVSRGILR, encoded by the coding sequence GTGCAGTTATTCGTTGTGCAGCAGTTGGTGATAAGATTGATTGATCCCAAAGCAATCGTAGATGTCAATGCTGAAATAGCTGACGATGTCGAAATAGGGCCATTTTCTATTATTGGCTCTGATGTTACGATTGGATCAGGTACTGTTATTGGACCTCATGTTGTCATGAAGGGGCCAGTGACTATTGGTAAAGATAATCATATTTATCAATTCGCATCAGTAGGGGAGGATCCCCAAGATAAAAAATATGCTGATGAAAAAACCAGTCTTATCATTGGCGATAGGAATGTTATTCGTGAATTTACCACATTACATCGTGGTACTTTACAAGATCATGGAGTCACTAAAATTGGTAATGATAATTTGTTTATGGCGTATACCCATGTTGCACATGATTGCATCATTGGTAATAATGTCATTATGGCAAATGGAGCCTCTTTAGCAGGGCATGTGCATTTGTGTAATGATGCTATTCTAGGCGGTTTTACATTGGTGCATCAATTTACGCAAATTGGCACTTTTAGTTTTGCTGCTATGGGTAGTGCTATCACTCAAGATATTCCCCCCTATGTTATGGTTGGTGGTCGACCTACTCGACCACATGGTATTAACTCGGTGGGTATGGAGCGAGCAGGCAGTACGCCTGAAGCAGTGCGCTTGATTCGCAAAGCGTATAAGATATTGTATAAAAATAATCTTAGAATGGAAGATGCAATAGAAGAAATGGAAGACTTGGCTGGAGAGTGTGATGAAATTTCAAATATGGTCAGTTTTTTACGTAATGTGTCGCGTGGGATTTTACGGTAG
- a CDS encoding 3-hydroxyacyl-[acyl-carrier-protein] dehydratase — protein sequence METLLDIKQIQSFLPHRYPFLLIDKVVECEPGVRLLGVKNVTYNEPIFQGHFPHMAIFPGVLILEALAQATGLLASETSPDELGHGMTYFLTGIDKAKFKRPVVPGDQMMLEAVFERSRRNIWSFHCTATVDGEFVASAVIRCAAVGDKID from the coding sequence TTGGAAACATTACTTGATATAAAGCAGATTCAATCATTCTTACCGCATCGCTATCCTTTCCTGCTGATTGATAAAGTGGTTGAATGTGAGCCTGGGGTTAGGTTATTAGGTGTCAAAAACGTTACTTATAATGAACCAATTTTCCAAGGTCATTTTCCACATATGGCAATTTTTCCTGGTGTACTGATCTTGGAAGCACTTGCGCAAGCAACTGGGTTATTGGCATCTGAAACATCACCCGATGAATTAGGTCATGGTATGACTTATTTTTTAACAGGGATAGATAAAGCTAAATTTAAGCGTCCTGTCGTGCCAGGGGATCAAATGATGTTAGAAGCTGTCTTTGAAAGAAGTCGACGTAATATATGGTCTTTCCATTGTACAGCAACCGTAGATGGCGAATTTGTAGCGAGTGCAGTTATTCGTTGTGCAGCAGTTGGTGATAAGATTGATTGA
- a CDS encoding outer membrane protein, giving the protein MLKKLAFLASLLLLSQAALAEIRIGVVNIPLLMANAPQAAEAKKRLEREFSPKDKQLVAQQKAIKKLEEKLARDGLTMTDTEKRNLERDIISKRREAQRSQQEFKEDFSIRRNEELGKMQNRIIAAVKALADEGEYDLLLTEGVIHASPKVDATAKVQKKLALLP; this is encoded by the coding sequence ATGTTAAAGAAATTAGCTTTTTTAGCGAGTTTGTTATTGTTAAGTCAAGCTGCTTTGGCAGAAATAAGAATAGGAGTGGTTAATATTCCTTTACTTATGGCCAATGCGCCGCAAGCTGCAGAAGCTAAAAAACGTTTAGAAAGAGAGTTTTCGCCTAAAGATAAGCAATTAGTTGCGCAACAAAAAGCGATTAAAAAATTAGAAGAAAAGTTGGCACGTGATGGTTTGACGATGACTGATACTGAAAAGCGCAACTTGGAACGGGATATTATCAGTAAGCGTCGTGAAGCACAGCGTTCGCAACAAGAGTTTAAAGAAGATTTCAGTATTCGTCGTAATGAAGAGTTAGGCAAGATGCAAAATAGAATTATTGCGGCAGTAAAGGCGTTGGCTGATGAAGGTGAATATGACTTGTTACTAACCGAAGGTGTCATCCATGCTAGCCCAAAAGTGGATGCAACAGCTAAGGTACAAAAAAAATTGGCTTTATTGCCGTAG
- a CDS encoding outer membrane protein insertion porin family, protein MKFKFFLPLLLLCLLISPVVHSDEDGFIVQDIRVTGLQRISVGTVFNYLPVNVGEKLLQKNVAPAIRALFKTGFFHNISMQRDGNILLVAVEERPSIAEIEIEGNDDLTTEDLLTALTSIGLSKGKVFNRQILDKVEQELRRQYFSHGKYSIKINTEVLPLERNRVSININISEGAVAKIKSVNIIGNKVFAEDDLLDQFELSTTYFLSFYTKNDQYSKQKLSADLERLRSYYLDRGYINFLIKSTQVSITPDKKDIYLTVNIEEGELFTLNKVKLSGDLVVNPEELIALMQVGPGEIFSRKNATLTSKFISDRLGEEGYAFANVNMVPDIHNDTKTVDMTFFVDPAGRVYVRRINMQGNTKTRDQVLRREMRQMEGAWASSYNIERSKQRLNRLGYFENNIGIETPLVPGTRDQMDLNYSVTEKSSGNLMAGIGYSQTQGIIYNASITQDNIFGSGKRVSVNFNKSDVSTLYSLAFTNPYFTRDGVSIGYNLLYKTTDAQAANISNYLTDIASAGVNFGFPINENQRFSFGVDIKHTTLKAGENPPPELPVWMAENGDNFLTFPFSIGWVRDTLDRPTFPSDGSQQRISGLVTIPGSDLTFYKVSVKDQHYFSIAKDLVLKFMVSAAYGDGYGDTNNLPFFENYFAGGVNSVRGFKDNTLGPRDHCNGGCTGRAGGFVGEPRPYGGNMKIIGNTELIFPIPFMSDVDSVRLSTFFDIGTVQGAHAERNYDQAGAPILDANGNFTYTTVNPGFSFSDFRYSTGVAAKWLSPFGALQISYAIPLNKKDGDEIQSFQFSFGSQF, encoded by the coding sequence ATGAAATTTAAATTTTTCTTACCTCTGCTTTTGCTTTGCCTATTAATTTCACCAGTAGTACACAGTGATGAGGATGGATTTATTGTTCAGGATATACGTGTAACTGGGTTACAACGTATTTCTGTTGGAACGGTATTTAATTATTTGCCTGTTAATGTAGGTGAAAAATTATTACAAAAGAATGTAGCACCTGCAATTAGAGCCTTATTTAAGACTGGTTTTTTTCATAATATTTCGATGCAGCGTGATGGCAATATTTTATTGGTTGCAGTAGAAGAGCGACCCTCCATTGCTGAAATTGAAATTGAAGGTAATGATGATTTAACGACTGAAGATTTATTGACGGCTTTGACTTCCATTGGTTTATCAAAAGGTAAGGTCTTTAATCGGCAAATTTTGGATAAAGTCGAGCAAGAATTGCGTCGCCAATATTTTAGTCACGGTAAGTACAGTATTAAAATTAATACTGAAGTTTTGCCGCTTGAGCGCAATAGAGTCAGCATCAATATTAATATTTCTGAAGGAGCGGTTGCCAAAATTAAGTCGGTTAATATTATTGGTAATAAGGTTTTTGCAGAAGATGATTTACTAGATCAGTTTGAGTTGAGTACCACTTATTTTCTTTCTTTTTACACTAAAAATGATCAGTACTCCAAACAGAAATTATCGGCAGATTTAGAGCGATTGCGTTCATATTACTTGGATAGAGGTTATATAAACTTCCTTATTAAATCAACACAAGTCTCTATTACCCCAGATAAAAAAGATATTTATTTGACAGTAAATATCGAAGAAGGTGAGCTTTTTACTTTAAATAAAGTAAAGCTAAGTGGTGATTTGGTTGTTAATCCTGAAGAGTTGATTGCCTTAATGCAAGTGGGGCCTGGTGAAATTTTTTCACGCAAAAATGCGACCTTGACGTCAAAATTTATTTCAGACCGATTGGGTGAAGAAGGCTATGCCTTTGCCAATGTCAATATGGTGCCTGATATTCATAATGACACCAAAACGGTTGATATGACTTTTTTTGTTGATCCTGCTGGCCGGGTTTATGTTCGCCGCATTAATATGCAAGGCAACACTAAAACTAGAGATCAAGTGTTGCGTAGAGAGATGCGTCAAATGGAAGGGGCGTGGGCTTCATCTTATAATATCGAGCGTTCAAAGCAGAGGTTGAACCGCTTAGGGTATTTTGAAAATAATATTGGTATTGAAACACCTTTGGTGCCAGGTACGCGTGACCAGATGGATCTTAATTATTCGGTAACAGAAAAGTCTTCGGGTAATTTGATGGCGGGGATTGGTTATTCGCAAACACAGGGGATTATCTACAATGCGAGTATTACTCAAGATAATATCTTTGGTTCGGGTAAGCGGGTCAGTGTAAATTTCAACAAAAGTGATGTATCTACCTTATATAGCTTGGCTTTTACCAACCCTTACTTTACACGTGATGGTGTTAGTATTGGTTATAATTTACTGTATAAAACGACTGATGCTCAAGCTGCAAATATTTCAAATTATCTAACAGATATAGCAAGTGCTGGGGTGAATTTTGGTTTTCCTATTAATGAAAATCAGCGTTTTAGCTTCGGGGTGGACATTAAGCATACGACTTTAAAGGCAGGAGAAAATCCGCCGCCTGAACTACCAGTTTGGATGGCGGAAAATGGGGATAATTTCTTAACCTTTCCTTTTTCTATAGGCTGGGTGCGGGATACTCTAGATCGACCAACTTTTCCTAGTGATGGTAGTCAGCAACGTATTTCAGGTTTGGTGACAATCCCAGGAAGTGACTTAACCTTTTATAAGGTTAGCGTAAAGGATCAACATTACTTTAGTATTGCGAAGGATTTGGTTTTAAAATTTATGGTATCAGCTGCATATGGTGATGGTTATGGTGATACGAATAATTTACCCTTTTTTGAAAACTATTTTGCGGGTGGTGTAAACTCGGTTAGGGGTTTTAAAGATAACACTTTAGGGCCGCGTGATCACTGTAATGGTGGATGCACTGGTCGTGCTGGTGGGTTTGTAGGGGAGCCTAGACCTTATGGGGGGAATATGAAAATTATTGGTAATACAGAGCTTATTTTTCCCATTCCTTTTATGTCAGATGTAGATTCGGTGCGGCTGAGTACTTTTTTTGATATTGGTACTGTGCAAGGTGCGCATGCAGAAAGAAATTATGATCAAGCAGGTGCTCCTATTTTAGATGCAAATGGAAATTTTACTTATACTACCGTAAATCCTGGGTTTTCTTTTTCTGACTTCAGGTATTCAACAGGCGTTGCCGCAAAATGGTTGTCGCCTTTTGGCGCATTACAAATCAGTTATGCGATTCCGTTGAATAAAAAAGACGGCGATGAAATTCAATCGTTCCAATTTAGTTTTGGTTCACAGTTTTAA
- a CDS encoding elongation factor P--(R)-beta-lysine ligase, which produces MRLRATLLRQIREFFYAQEVMEVETPVLGKFVGTDPYLEYFTTHFSSGKKQFYMQSSPEFAMKRLLAAGSGSIYQIGKAFRSGESGRHHNPEFTILEWYRVGFNLQQLMDDIELLFSQLLPIASFAAPVERISYLDIFAKHTGLNALVFDQLKYQSVAVSHGLPEAQRLCATDHATWLDFLFSHIVQQQIAGQGVHMVYDYPACLPSLARLKPDNVLIVERVEVFIGGVEIGNGFFELADEYEQSMRFTEDMKVRHANGSVRIDKDQRFLAALQHGLPDCAGVAIGIDRLLMIISQQGHINDVLAFPIENA; this is translated from the coding sequence ATGCGGTTACGCGCAACGCTACTGCGACAAATTAGGGAATTTTTTTACGCCCAAGAAGTAATGGAAGTAGAAACACCTGTATTGGGCAAGTTTGTTGGTACTGACCCCTATTTGGAGTATTTTACAACGCATTTTTCTTCTGGTAAAAAGCAATTCTATATGCAAAGTTCCCCTGAATTTGCAATGAAGCGCTTGCTGGCAGCGGGGAGTGGCTCTATTTACCAAATAGGTAAAGCTTTTAGGAGTGGTGAATCAGGTAGGCACCATAACCCTGAATTTACTATTTTAGAATGGTATCGAGTCGGCTTTAATTTGCAGCAACTAATGGATGATATTGAGTTGCTGTTCAGTCAATTATTACCTATAGCAAGTTTTGCAGCACCAGTTGAGCGAATTAGTTACCTAGATATTTTTGCAAAACATACTGGATTAAATGCTTTAGTGTTTGATCAACTCAAATATCAATCGGTAGCAGTAAGTCATGGTTTGCCAGAAGCCCAGAGATTATGTGCAACAGACCATGCAACATGGCTAGATTTTTTATTTAGCCATATTGTTCAGCAGCAAATAGCTGGGCAAGGTGTACATATGGTATATGATTACCCTGCTTGCTTACCTTCACTTGCTCGATTAAAACCCGACAATGTTCTTATTGTAGAGCGCGTTGAAGTTTTTATTGGTGGTGTGGAAATTGGAAATGGTTTTTTTGAGTTGGCTGATGAATACGAACAATCGATGCGCTTTACAGAGGATATGAAAGTGAGGCATGCTAATGGTTCGGTCAGAATTGATAAAGACCAACGTTTTTTGGCTGCTTTGCAACATGGTTTGCCTGATTGTGCAGGGGTAGCCATTGGTATTGATCGTTTATTGATGATTATAAGTCAGCAAGGCCATATAAATGATGTGTTGGCATTTCCTATTGAAAATGCATAG